A genomic region of Cannabis sativa cultivar Pink pepper isolate KNU-18-1 chromosome 1, ASM2916894v1, whole genome shotgun sequence contains the following coding sequences:
- the LOC115705853 gene encoding uncharacterized protein LOC115705853: protein MASPSRLSPLPVPMELHVNNREKLIDSFHHHLSHSSRPLHGFVFLQGGEEQTRHDTDHLELFRQESNFAYLFGVIEPGFYGALDIASGKSILFAPRLPADYAVWLGEIKPLVHFKEKYKVDMAYYTDEIVQVLQDEFQGSSKPLLFLFHGLNTDSNNFSKPAEFEGIDKFETDLTTLHPILTECRVLKSDLELSVIQFANDISSEAHVEVMRKVRVGMKEYQLESIFLHHTYMYGGCRHCSYTCICATGGNSAVLHYGHAAAPNDRTLNDGDMALLDMGAEYHFYGSDITCSYPVNGKFSSDQSLIYNAVLDSHDAVISTMKPGVTWIDMHKLAERIVLQSLLRGGILVGNVDDMMAERLGAVFMPHGLGHFLGLDTHDPGGYLKGMERPKEPGLKSLRTVRELQEGMVITVEPGCYFIDALLVPAMENSNTARFFNREAVIRFKDFGGVRIESDLYVTANGCRNLTNVPRKIPEIEAVMAGGSWP, encoded by the exons ATGGCTTCGCCGTCCCGACTCTCTCCTCTTCCGGTACCTATGGAGCTTCACGTCAATAATCGGGAAAAGCTTATCGACTCTTTTCATCACCACCTTTCTCACTCTTCTCGCCCACTCCATGGCTTCGTTTTTCTCCAG GGTGGTGAGGAGCAAACTCGGCATGATACTGATCACCTCGAACTCTTCAG GCAGGAGAGTAACTTTGCTTACTTGTTTGGAGTGATTGAGCCTGGTTTTTATGGAGCTTTA GATATTGCATCAGGAAAATCGATTCTATTCGCTCCTAGGTTACCTGCTGATTATGCTGTTTGGTTGGGAGAGATAAAACCTCTAGTTCACTTCAAG GAAAAATATAAGGTTGACATGGCATACTATACTGATGAGATTGTACAAGTGTTACAAGATGAATTTCAGGGATCCAGTAAACCTCTATTGTTCCTCTTTCATGGACTGAATACTGATAGTAATAACTTCTCAAAACCAGCAGAATTTGAG GGGATAGATAAGTTTGAAACTGATTTGACTACTTTGCATCCAATTTTGACTGAATGCCGTGTTTTAAAATCAGACCTGGAGCTTTCTGTTATCCAGTTTGCTAATGACATAAGTTCTGAGGCTCATGTCGAG GTCATGAGAAAAGTTAGGGTAGGCATGAAAGAGTATCAGTTAGAAAGCATATTTCTTCATCACACCTACATGTATGGTGGCTGTAGGCACTGTTCTTACACATGCATATGTGCTACCGGTGGGAACAg TGCTGTTCTCCATTATGGGCATGCAGCAGCTCCGAACGATAGG ACTTTGAATGATGGGGATATGGCTTTGCTTGATATGGGAGCTGAATATCACTTTTATGGCTCTGACATAACTTGTTCTTATCCA GTGAATGGTAAATTTTCCTCTGATCAATCACTTATATACAAT GCTGTCCTCGATTCTCATGATGCGGTCATATCTACAATGAAACCTGGAGTAACCTGGATAGATATGCACAA GTTAGCAGAAAGGATTGTTCTCCAGTCATTGCTAAGAGGAGGCATTCTTGTTGG CAATGTGGATGATATGATGGCTGAACGACTGGGTGCTGTTTTCATGCCCCATGGTCTTGGGCATTTCCTTGGCCTTGACACACATGATCCTGGAGGCTATCTAAAG GGAATGGAGAGGCCAAAAGAACCTGGGTTAAAGTCCTTACGTACGGTCAGAGAACTCCAAGAGGGAATG GTGATAACTGTAGAACCTGGTTGCTACTTCATTGATGCTTTATTGGTGCCTGCTATGGAAAACTCAAACACTGCCAGGTTTTTTAACCGTGAAGCAGTTATCAGATTTAAAGATTTTGGTGGTGTTCGAATAGAAAGTGATCTG TATGTCACTGCAAATGGTTGCAGGAATTTGACCAATGTCCCCCGGAAAATACCGGAGATCGAAGCTGTAATGGCAGGGGGATCGTGGCCATAG
- the LOC115706111 gene encoding probable protein arginine N-methyltransferase 1.2 translates to MGRRKSNNTSSSNNQDSPFSNDMELHQPTKIRFPDEDDVALDAAAETSNHDESMCDVDTSVSVCDKPAEDPQCQPNVSIPDSDEKTSADYYFDSYSHFGIHEEMLKDVVRTKTYQNVIYQNKFLFKDKIVLDVGAGTGILSLFCAKAGAKHVYAVECSHMANTAKEIVEANGYSNVVTVLKGKIEELELPVPKVDIIISEWMGYFLLFENMLNTVLYARDKWLVDDGLVLPDKASLYLTAIEDAEYKEDKIEFWNNVYGFDMSCIKRQAMTEPLVDTVDQNQIVTNCQLLKTMDISKMGPGDASFTAPFKLVAERDDYIHALVAYFDVSFTKCHKLQGFSTGPRSRATHWKQTVLYLEDVLTVCEGETVTGNMTVSQNKKNPRDVDITLKYSINGRRSVVSRVQNYKMR, encoded by the exons ATGGGTCGCCGAAAGAGTAACAATACCAGCTCCAGTAACAACCAGGACTCGCCTTTCTCTAACGACATGGAACTTCATCAGCCCACCAAGATTCGCTTCCCTGACGAGGACGACGTAGCTCTTGACGCCGCCGCCGAGACCTCTAACCACGACGAATCCATGTGCGACGTTGATACCTCCGTTTCCGTCTGCGATAAGCCTGCTGAAGATCCTCAATGCCAGCCCAACGTATCCATACCCGACTCTGATGAAAAGACTAGCGctgattattattttgattcctACTCTCATTTCG GTATTCATGAA GAAATGTTGAAGGATGTTGTGAGAACTAAGACATACCAGAATGTCATTTATCAAAACAAGTTTCTCTTCAAGGACAAGATTGTTCTTGATGTGGGTGCTGGGACTGGAATTTTGTCCCTGTTTTGTGCGAAAGCCGGAGCCAAGCATGTTTATGCG GTTGAGTGCTCACATATGGCTAACACCGCCAAAGAAATTGTTGAAGCTAATGGATATTCAAATG TTGTAACTGTTTTGAAGGGAAAGATTGAAGAACTTGAGCTGCCAGTACCTAAAGTTGATATTATTATCTCAGAATGGATGGGATACTTTCTGTTGTTCGAGAATATGTTGAACACGGTCTTGTATGCTCGTGATAAATGGCTC GTCGATGATGGGCTTGTTTTGCCAGACAAAGCCTCTCTGTATTTGACTGCCATTGAGGATGCAGAGTACAAAGAAGACAAGATCGAAT TTTGGAACAATGTCTATGGCTTTGACATGAGCTGCATTAAGCGGCAAGCAATGACGGAGCCTCTTGTCGACACAGTTGACCAAAATCAAATTGTTACAAACTGCCAGCTGCTCAAG ACTATGGATATTTCAAAGATGGGACCTGGAGATGCTTCCTTTACAGCTCCCTTTAAGCTTGTTGCTGAGCGTGACGATTACATTCATGCTCTAGTAGCCTACTTTGATGTATCATTTACCAAGTGTCACAAATTGCAAGGCTTCTCAACAG GGCCGAGATCACGGGCAACACATTGGAAGCAAACTGTTCTGTATCTGGAAGATGTGCTTACAGTCTGTGAAGGAGAGACAGTCACCGGAAACATGACCGTATCTCAAAACAAAAAGAATCCTCGAGACGTTGATATAACACTTAAATATTCAATTAACGGCCGGCGCAGTGTAGTTTCGAGGGTTCAAAATTACAAGATGCGTTGA
- the LOC115706834 gene encoding uncharacterized protein LOC115706834, with protein sequence MANLKAILVVLSVMATLAWIPISECAKKQVAVARKEDIPYIKCQVCEKLAAQLHRQVQKKQAEISPKKISEYQIIEIAENVCNLKKAEADWILQIDIVEQGDKLKLVEQNTEGQCNSKCKTIERTCQEVMGYSDTDVAEYLYKSHPKIDTLVNFLCKDLTTACSTKPPPVPKNRTPGEPFVAKSEKEAEMEKIMKSMQGMPGAPGMKMYSKDDLLNNNFGDEDADDDDDEDDNTHFPSKLGKVLREKESSKGDWKQKITKEITKTSETLKKHANKVSNHVRQWWRRFKKPSPKKSSKATKQEL encoded by the exons ATGGCGAATTTGAAGGCAATACTTGTTGTGCTTTCAGTAATGGCGACCTTGGCATGGATACCCATTTCAGAGTGTGCCAAGAAACAAGTGGCTGTGGCTAGAAAGGAAGACATTCCCTACATCAAATGCCAGGTTTGTGAGAAGCTCGCTGCCCAGCTCCACCGACAAGTTCAGAAGAAGCAAGCTGAGATCTCTCCCAAGAAG ATCTCGGAGTACCAGATAATTGAGATTGCTGAGAATGTTTGTAATTTGAAGAAGGCAGAAGCAGATTGGATTTTGCAGATTGATATAGTTGAACAAGGTGATAAATTGAAG TTGGTTGAACAAAACACTGAAGGACAATGCAACTCAAAATGCAAGACGATTGAAAGAACTTGTCAGGAG GTCATGGGATATTCGGATACTGATGTTGCTGAGTATCTATACAAGTCCCACCCTAAGATTGATACATTGGTTAATTTTCTCTGCAAGGACCTCACTACAGCATGTAGTACCAAACCTCCTCCGGTTCCTAAG AATAGGACACCCGGAGAACCTTTTGTGGCCAAATCAGAAAAAGAGGCTGAAATGGAAAAGATTATGAAATCTATGCAG GGTATGCCAGGAGCTCCAGGCATGAAAATGTATTCAAAGGACGATTTGTTGAATAACAATTTTGGCGATGAAGATGCTGACGATGATGACGACGAGGATGACAACACACACTTCCCTTCAAAATTG GGAAAAgttttgagagaaaaagaaagcTCAAAGGGTGATTGGAAACAGAAGATCACTAAAGAGATCACTAAGACTAGTGAGACCTTAAAGAAACATGCAAACAAGGTCTCAAACCACGTACGCCAGTGGTGGAGAAGATTCAAAAAGCCTAGTCCAAAGAAAAGCTCCAAAGCTACGAAGCAAGAGCTGTAG